In the Chroococcidiopsis sp. SAG 2025 genome, one interval contains:
- the sppA gene encoding signal peptide peptidase SppA produces the protein MRWDRIFALVLIIVCLLAALGNWLGNPRSSEVASDRMGRTGTPAQVALLEIYGTISDEPTTPFGSVDNSNSNAIIKSIRQARKDGVKAILLHINSPGGTAAASQAVYNELMRTRNETPIQIVASMGDVAASGGYYVASAAHHIVANPATTTGSIGVIIRTQNLSPLLNKVGIETGNIKSGQYKDILSPFRDLSAREQVILQGIVTESYQQFLDAIVAGRKISLEQLKPLADGRIFTGAQAQQVKLVDSLGNTHDALMKAAQLAKISGEPTVRNYSSPGWRDSLGISFSSVTNRFIPNLRELQMARWQKIPLALWE, from the coding sequence GTGCGCTGGGATAGAATTTTTGCCTTAGTGCTGATAATTGTTTGTCTATTGGCAGCACTGGGTAATTGGCTAGGAAACCCCCGCTCATCTGAAGTTGCCAGCGATCGCATGGGAAGAACAGGTACACCAGCCCAGGTAGCTTTACTGGAAATCTACGGGACGATTAGCGACGAACCTACAACACCTTTTGGAAGTGTAGACAACTCCAACTCGAACGCCATTATTAAATCGATTCGCCAAGCTCGTAAAGATGGAGTAAAAGCAATTTTATTGCATATCAATAGCCCTGGCGGGACTGCGGCTGCTTCTCAAGCAGTTTACAACGAGCTAATGCGGACTCGTAATGAAACTCCAATTCAAATTGTTGCCAGCATGGGAGATGTGGCAGCTTCCGGCGGTTATTATGTTGCTAGTGCCGCTCACCACATCGTTGCTAATCCTGCAACTACAACTGGCTCGATCGGGGTCATTATTCGGACTCAAAATCTCTCTCCCTTACTGAATAAAGTGGGGATTGAAACAGGTAATATCAAAAGCGGTCAGTATAAAGATATTCTCTCGCCTTTTCGAGATCTCTCAGCAAGAGAACAAGTAATTTTACAGGGAATTGTGACGGAATCTTACCAGCAATTCCTCGATGCTATAGTTGCAGGACGCAAGATTTCGCTCGAACAACTCAAACCCTTAGCAGACGGACGCATATTTACAGGCGCGCAAGCGCAACAAGTCAAGTTAGTGGATTCTCTAGGAAATACCCACGATGCTCTGATGAAAGCAGCACAATTAGCAAAAATTTCTGGAGAACCAACTGTTCGCAATTACTCTTCCCCTGGTTGGCGCGACTCTTTAGGAATTTCCTTTTCCTCAGTGACAAATAGATTTATTCCTAATTTGAGAGAATTGCAAATGGCTCGTTGGCAGAAGATTCCGCTGGCGCTGTGGGAATAA